GAAGCAGACCGGCTGGGTCTCTGGCTCTCGGATGTCCACCAGTTGACGCGCCAGCCAGCGCAAACCCCTCTGGGTCCCATTCCGGCGCAGCGAGGTCTCCAGGCCTCCGCGCTCGGGCCGCGGGCAGTTGGTGCTGCAATTCAGCCACAGCGATCCCCCGCGCTCCACGAGCGCCACGCGGGGCTGCAGGTCCGCCCAGAGAGGCTCCTGCGCGACCGCTGCCCGGAGAAATGCGGGCTCAGCCTGGGAACCCACTCTTTGGCATCTTAGCGCCCCTGTGCTGAGTCAGGCATTCCCGGGGAAGGAGCAGAGGCCGGAGACAGAGAACTCCAGTCCAGCGTCTTGCTCCGGCCTCAGGTTTGAAGGCGTGCTCCCAGGGCACAACCTatagggagcctctgggacatgGCAGCGGAGGGCCCTGGTCTGCAAGGTGCCAGCTGGGTGGTGGGAACGcatgggaggagggatgggggaaggTGAGAGGGAGGATGGGATCTTCGCCATACCCAAGCacccctgggaggaggggaccccaggtgggggaaggggaaccACTGGTTTTCAGGGTTATCACGGAGAGAAGGGGAGACTGAGGTTGAGGGGAGGGCAAAGGAGAAATGAAGCTGAATCAAGGATGAGGGAGGACTGTAAACCCGGGTGAAAAACACGAAAGGAGGTCGCGGGTCTAGGCTCAAGAAAGGAACCGCGGAAACATCGAGGAACTCGGTTGCCAGGCCTAGGGCGTGGAGGGAACAGAGCCTCTGAGTGATGGAGAGAGCGGGTCTTCGCGGGCCGCAAGTGGGTAAGATGCCAATCCGTGGACCATGGTGCATAGCAGAGCGTGCGGAGGTCCCCGGCGACACCGGGTCTCCGAGGTGCAAGGTTGGGTGCAGAAGAGAACCCAGGATCTCGAAGGGGGTATGGTAGAGATCTGGGCGAGCGAGGAGTCGAGAAGCTGTGTCTCCAGTGTGTGttggaaggagagagatataaagaAAGCCCACGGCTCAAGGTGGGGGCAGAAGCGTGGGAGCGAGGCGAGGGCGGAGCCGGGAGGGGCATGTGGCCTCTTCTCCGGTCGGGAACTCCGCCCCCGCCCTGTCCACCCGGAGCCGGGACGGGCTCTTACCTGAGAGGCCGAtgagccccaggcccagggcaacCCAGAGACCGAGCAGCGCCCGGAGCAGCCCTGGCAAGGGCCCTGGCATCGCCGCCGCGGGGAAAGTACCGGAGGAGAGGGGAGCGCGAGCGCTGAGCTGAGCTCGAGGACAGCGCGGCGCGGcgggtggggtgtggaggaggcagagttgCGCTCAGGGATTGGTTTAACGTTGGTAACTTGGTTTCCAAGGAGGGGGAGGCGGCAGAGGCGACGGGGAGGCGGGAGGGCGAGCGTGCGCCAGGCTCCCGGCCTCGGTGAAGGCGTGCGGGCAGGAGCTAGCGACCCCCGGGGGTCTACGTGGAAGCCGGCCCCATCGCCCGGAGCCTTCTGGGGCGGCCTCGAGCTCTCGCGTCATCCCCGGAGGCGACGcggaggtcggggggggggggaaatgctGGATTGACCATCTCAAACCCTCCTTCCACCCCTAGTTTAGATGCTGTGAAAATGAGCTGGACCCCGCCCCCATATTTTGCCCTTCCCACCAACGCCCCTTGGTGCCGGAATTGATTTATGGGCTAGGAGAGATTTGGGAAGCGCAGGACAAGGTGGGCACAGTTCTAGAGGCGGGTGTGGAAtgccttccttcttcttttgaCCCCGGGGAGCTGAGGATTACAGCCAAGCCCCCAGTACCCCTCCGGCTGCGCCCCCTCAAGCGACAGAGGGGGCGGAGACCGAAGTGCTAGCGAGTCAGCAGCACGTGTTCGTGCGCAGCGGCGTTCGCGGGCGTCTAAATTAGGGTTGGCTCGGCTCCGGGTCTGTATTTACCCAGAGTGCAGCGGGCACGTGTCTACTCGGCGGCGTGTGCGAGCACGAGCTGCGGAAGAGCACCCCTGAATTCCCTTTCCGCGTGGCGGCCAGAGCCCTGGGCCGCAGGGCCGTGCCCGCATCCGGTGCACACTCGGACTGTGTCCACGCGAGCCCAAGAGACCACCTGTTGATACTTTTGATCCCGCCTCCGGGCCTCCGGGCCTCCGGGCCCTGAGACTGTCAGGAGGTTGCCAGAACGCGAGTCTGTGCCACGCCACGTGGACCATCTGATTGCTCCTTCCCAGCGGTCAACACATGGGTACCCTGTCTGCATATCCACGTCCCTCGATATGTACGTTCGAGCCCGCCCGTTTGTGCTCTTGTCCCCAGAGCTAACAAGTGAACTATGGAAGTCAGTGGTAGACCCACTCTTGTCCTCCAGAAAAGTACGGGATCAAAGTGAAAACGGGGAGGAGGGCGGAGAGGAAACaaaacatccaatcagagctgTTGCGCGGTAGTGGCGGAGCCAGTCAGCAGAAGCCCGCCCACAGCCCAAGGCCCTCCGGCGCCTAGGCTTTGCCCATCTGCACCGCGCTGATAATGCCCGCGGGAGGTGTGCTTACTACACCCGCTGGAAATGCAGAAGGATTGGGGACCCCAGGGTACCTTCGGGGAGACAAGGAACTTGGAGAAAGTGATTGTGACAAGGCCAAAAAAGACCACTTCTCCGAGGCGGTGCCCTAATGGGGGACCTTCATGCCGAGGGACAGGCTAACTGAGGAAGGCTTTATTGACTTAGGAGGGGTCTCCAAATTGTCCCAGATTTTGCTCCGACTCAGCCGGCATGGCCATCCCCTTCTACACCTCGGACTGCATCAGTAGGTACTTTCGCAGATAGACGGCCCCCAGGACGAGAAGAATCCCCACAAAGGCTGCGATGGAAGTGGAAGCCAAGGCTTTGGACGCAGAGCTCCAAGCTGGGGGCAGGAGGTGAGAATTAGGAATGGAGCAGTCGGAGGCGTGATGACACACGTGGAGCTCAAGCTGGGCCAGTGCCCCTCCTGGGGCCATAACCCTTCTCCACCCTCAAGTCCCCAGGATTGCAAGGATGCCTCACCCATGGATGTCAGCGTCACAGGTGCTGAGCTGCTGCCGACCACCAGCCCGTCGAGATTGAGGCGCGCGTGGCAGGTCACGGGCTTCCAGAGATCGTGGGGCCAAGCCTGGAACTTGTAAGTCAGCGTCACGTTGGCCAGATCCAGGCCCGTGAAGCGTTCCAGGCTCTCGGAGTAGATGACCCGGCCGCCACGCTGCAGAGTTACCACCAGGAAGCCCACGGGGAACACGTGCGTCACGTGGCAGCGCAGAATGTACTCTCTGCCCTCCAAGACCGGAGGCTCCAGGATCACCCTGTGAGGCGGTTCTAAAGCAAGAGGGGGCCGCTGAGCAAGGTCCGCGGGCGCCCCCTAGCGCGACTGTCAACCGCCCCATCTCTGTCCCCCTCCCGTCTCCCCAGCAGGGCCTAAAAACCCTCGTCCCTCACTGTAGGCGTGGATCCTGGCCGTGGCCCCCCGCGTTACTCCTGCGCAGGTGAGGAAGCAGTGCACTTCGGAGCTCCAGGCCCTTACATCCAGCAGCTGGAAGGAGATCCAGCTGGGCCCGCTGAGCTTCTGGCCCCGCCGCAGCCCAGTATGGAGGGTGGAGCCCTCCAagagggggcagctgctgctgcaGTTGAGCCACACCGAGCTCCCCGGCCGCACGGCTATGAAATTGGGGCTTATGCGCATCCAGAACGGCGCTGTGGTCGCGGAGAGCGTGGGAGAGCTGCCTCCGGGGCTTTGCGCCCGCGCAGCCCAGCACCTCCGCGCGCTCCTGCCTCCCGGGCAAGCTACCGCCAGCAAAACCAGAAGTGAGAGGGGAAGCAGAAACCCCATGGCAAAGAGCCCGTAGTGAGAGACCCCGCGCCAGGAAGCCAGGCTGGCTCTGTAGATAAGAAAGCCCAAAGCCCCGCCTTCCCAGCCCCACCCGGAGAGACAGGCTCTTAGAGGGCCAGGAGCCCTGCGACACatacccccctccctccactcaagAATGGGATTCCAGACCCCATTTTAAACCAAAcgtgttctgttttttttttccagagagaggtCTTTAATTTCCCCCAGAGTCTCAAAAGTTACCAATACGCCCTGATTTGGTTTAGGGCCTCAGGAATGGGCCTTGAACAGCAGCCTTTCCTTGGAGGGAGGAAGTAGGACAGGGCTGTGGTAGGACAGCTAGGAAGAGCT
The sequence above is a segment of the Myotis daubentonii chromosome 5, mMyoDau2.1, whole genome shotgun sequence genome. Coding sequences within it:
- the ICAM4 gene encoding intercellular adhesion molecule 4, with product MCRRAPGPLRACLSGWGWEGGALGFLIYRASLASWRGVSHYGLFAMGFLLPLSLLVLLAVACPGGRSARRCWAARAQSPGGSSPTLSATTAPFWMRISPNFIAVRPGSSVWLNCSSSCPLLEGSTLHTGLRRGQKLSGPSWISFQLLDVRAWSSEVHCFLTCAGVTRGATARIHAYKPPHRVILEPPVLEGREYILRCHVTHVFPVGFLVVTLQRGGRVIYSESLERFTGLDLANVTLTYKFQAWPHDLWKPVTCHARLNLDGLVVGSSSAPVTLTSMAWSSASKALASTSIAAFVGILLVLGAVYLRKYLLMQSEV